From Anomalospiza imberbis isolate Cuckoo-Finch-1a 21T00152 chromosome 6, ASM3175350v1, whole genome shotgun sequence, one genomic window encodes:
- the TRMT5 gene encoding tRNA (guanine(37)-N1)-methyltransferase isoform X3, which produces MRTLWRLGYCAKLLKTNHFRTAASNTSFPAVWMLLAQHSGRIPGLFVVVKKNTFFTMPETVEDKPNPELYLPHPGVRGMTLLNREAFKRTVVVPALKVKKEIVHSVLKSLKQSVLQRPGLKRVVEDPEDEDSRFVILDPHKVPEFSLGESEQQALKQLNVHPEVSKYHLELSYENFKSEEILRAVLPEGQEVTSGFSRVGHIAHLNLRDHQLPYRHLIGQVIMDKNPGVTCVVNKTNIIDSTYRNFEMEVLAGENNLVTKVKENNIAYELDFSKVYWNPRLSTEHSRIVELLRAGDVLFDVFAGIGPFAIPAAKRKCRVFANDLNPESYTWLLHNCKLNKVDTRVKAFNMDGRDFLRGPVREELSKELPLLREGQKTAFHIVMNLPALAVEFLDVFRHLLVGEPCGPAGLPTVHCYGFSKHSNPARDIQERAEATLGTSLAGRCSTFPVRNVAPNKEMLCLSFQIPADVLYKRPCPDEAKPASKRLCTSQDSSEEKS; this is translated from the exons ATGAg GACTTTGTGGAGATTGGGATACTGTGCCAAACTACTGAAAACTAATCATTTTAGGACAGCTGCATCAAATACATCATTTCCAGCAGTTTGGATGCTATTGGCACAACATTCTGGCAGAATACCTGGGCTCTTTGtagtagttaaaaaaaatactttcttcacAATGCCCGAAACCGTGGAGGATAAACCTAATCCAGAACTGTATTTGCCACATCCTGGAGTGCGTGGGATGACACTGCTCAACAGAGAGGCTTTCAAAAGGACAGTGGTTGTTCCAGCTCTTAAAGTCAAGAAAGAAATTGTGCATAGTGTGCTGAAGTCCCTAAAACAATCAGTACTGCAGCGCCCCGGCCTCAAGCGGGTGGTGGAGGATCCAGAGGATGAGGACAGTAGATTTGTTATCCTGGATCCTCATAAAGTACCGGAATTCTCATTAGGAGAGTCAGAGCAGCAGGCCCTGAAACAGCTCAATGTCCATCCTGAGGTGTCCAAGTACCACCTGGAGCTGAGCTATGAGAATTTCAAGTCGGAGGAGATCCTGCGAGCCGTCCTTCCCGAAGGTCAGGAGGTCACCTCTGGTTTCAGCCGTGTTGGCCACATTGCTCATTTGAACCTCAGGGATCACCAGCTGCCCTACAGACACTTGATTG GCCAGGTTATAATGGACAAGAATCCGGGAGTCACCTGTGTAGTGAATAAAACCAATATTATCGACAGCACATACAGGAATTTTGAAATGGAAGTGCTTGCTGGAGAGAACAACCTGGTCACCAAG GTCAAAGAAAATAACATTGCCTATGAACTGGACTTTTCCAAAGTGTACTGGAACCCGCGCCTGTCCACCGAGCACTCCCGTATAGTGGAGCTGCTGAGGGCCGGCGATGTTCTCTTCGACGTCTTCGCTGGCATCGGGCCTTTCGCCATCCCAGCGGCCAAGAGAAAGTGCCGAGTGTTTGCCAACGACCTCAACCCCGAGTCCTACACCTGGCTCCTGCACAACTGCAAGCTCAACAAAGTGGACACCAGGGTGAAGGCGTTCAACATGGATGGCAGGGACTTCCTGCGGGGGCCGGTGAGGGAGGAGCTCAGCAAAGAGCTCCCGCTCCTGAGGGAAGGACAGAAAACCGCCTTCCACATAGTGATGAAtttgccagctctggctgtggaGTTTCTGGATGTTTTCAGGCATCTCTTGGTCGGGGAGCCCTGCGGCCCTGCTGGCCTTCCCACTGTGCACTGCTATGGGTTCTCCAAACACAGCAACCCAGCCAGAGACATTCAGGAGCGAGCGGAAGCTACGCTGGGAACCTCCTTGGCTGGACGCTGTTCCACTTTCCCGGTCAGGAACGTGGCGCCCAACAAGGAGatgctgtgcctcagtttccagATCCCAGCAGACGTGCTCTACAAGAGGCCCTGCCCTGATGAAG CAAAACCAGCCTCGAAGCGTCTGTGTACCAGCCAAGATTCTTCGGAAGAGAAGAGCTAA
- the TRMT5 gene encoding tRNA (guanine(37)-N1)-methyltransferase isoform X2: protein MAPSCAREGLVWTLERISSQKGTLWRLGYCAKLLKTNHFRTAASNTSFPAVWMLLAQHSGRIPGLFVVVKKNTFFTMPETVEDKPNPELYLPHPGVRGMTLLNREAFKRTVVVPALKVKKEIVHSVLKSLKQSVLQRPGLKRVVEDPEDEDSRFVILDPHKVPEFSLGESEQQALKQLNVHPEVSKYHLELSYENFKSEEILRAVLPEGQEVTSGFSRVGHIAHLNLRDHQLPYRHLIGQVIMDKNPGVTCVVNKTNIIDSTYRNFEMEVLAGENNLVTKVKENNIAYELDFSKVYWNPRLSTEHSRIVELLRAGDVLFDVFAGIGPFAIPAAKRKCRVFANDLNPESYTWLLHNCKLNKVDTRVKAFNMDGRDFLRGPVREELSKELPLLREGQKTAFHIVMNLPALAVEFLDVFRHLLVGEPCGPAGLPTVHCYGFSKHSNPARDIQERAEATLGTSLAGRCSTFPVRNVAPNKEMLCLSFQIPADVLYKRPCPDEAKPASKRLCTSQDSSEEKS from the exons atGGCCCCAAGCTGCGCCAGGGAAGGCTTAGTTTGGACATTAGAAAGAATTTCgtcacagaaagg GACTTTGTGGAGATTGGGATACTGTGCCAAACTACTGAAAACTAATCATTTTAGGACAGCTGCATCAAATACATCATTTCCAGCAGTTTGGATGCTATTGGCACAACATTCTGGCAGAATACCTGGGCTCTTTGtagtagttaaaaaaaatactttcttcacAATGCCCGAAACCGTGGAGGATAAACCTAATCCAGAACTGTATTTGCCACATCCTGGAGTGCGTGGGATGACACTGCTCAACAGAGAGGCTTTCAAAAGGACAGTGGTTGTTCCAGCTCTTAAAGTCAAGAAAGAAATTGTGCATAGTGTGCTGAAGTCCCTAAAACAATCAGTACTGCAGCGCCCCGGCCTCAAGCGGGTGGTGGAGGATCCAGAGGATGAGGACAGTAGATTTGTTATCCTGGATCCTCATAAAGTACCGGAATTCTCATTAGGAGAGTCAGAGCAGCAGGCCCTGAAACAGCTCAATGTCCATCCTGAGGTGTCCAAGTACCACCTGGAGCTGAGCTATGAGAATTTCAAGTCGGAGGAGATCCTGCGAGCCGTCCTTCCCGAAGGTCAGGAGGTCACCTCTGGTTTCAGCCGTGTTGGCCACATTGCTCATTTGAACCTCAGGGATCACCAGCTGCCCTACAGACACTTGATTG GCCAGGTTATAATGGACAAGAATCCGGGAGTCACCTGTGTAGTGAATAAAACCAATATTATCGACAGCACATACAGGAATTTTGAAATGGAAGTGCTTGCTGGAGAGAACAACCTGGTCACCAAG GTCAAAGAAAATAACATTGCCTATGAACTGGACTTTTCCAAAGTGTACTGGAACCCGCGCCTGTCCACCGAGCACTCCCGTATAGTGGAGCTGCTGAGGGCCGGCGATGTTCTCTTCGACGTCTTCGCTGGCATCGGGCCTTTCGCCATCCCAGCGGCCAAGAGAAAGTGCCGAGTGTTTGCCAACGACCTCAACCCCGAGTCCTACACCTGGCTCCTGCACAACTGCAAGCTCAACAAAGTGGACACCAGGGTGAAGGCGTTCAACATGGATGGCAGGGACTTCCTGCGGGGGCCGGTGAGGGAGGAGCTCAGCAAAGAGCTCCCGCTCCTGAGGGAAGGACAGAAAACCGCCTTCCACATAGTGATGAAtttgccagctctggctgtggaGTTTCTGGATGTTTTCAGGCATCTCTTGGTCGGGGAGCCCTGCGGCCCTGCTGGCCTTCCCACTGTGCACTGCTATGGGTTCTCCAAACACAGCAACCCAGCCAGAGACATTCAGGAGCGAGCGGAAGCTACGCTGGGAACCTCCTTGGCTGGACGCTGTTCCACTTTCCCGGTCAGGAACGTGGCGCCCAACAAGGAGatgctgtgcctcagtttccagATCCCAGCAGACGTGCTCTACAAGAGGCCCTGCCCTGATGAAG CAAAACCAGCCTCGAAGCGTCTGTGTACCAGCCAAGATTCTTCGGAAGAGAAGAGCTAA
- the TRMT5 gene encoding tRNA (guanine(37)-N1)-methyltransferase isoform X1, whose translation MIMTSIANICFLATTAWTLWRLGYCAKLLKTNHFRTAASNTSFPAVWMLLAQHSGRIPGLFVVVKKNTFFTMPETVEDKPNPELYLPHPGVRGMTLLNREAFKRTVVVPALKVKKEIVHSVLKSLKQSVLQRPGLKRVVEDPEDEDSRFVILDPHKVPEFSLGESEQQALKQLNVHPEVSKYHLELSYENFKSEEILRAVLPEGQEVTSGFSRVGHIAHLNLRDHQLPYRHLIGQVIMDKNPGVTCVVNKTNIIDSTYRNFEMEVLAGENNLVTKVKENNIAYELDFSKVYWNPRLSTEHSRIVELLRAGDVLFDVFAGIGPFAIPAAKRKCRVFANDLNPESYTWLLHNCKLNKVDTRVKAFNMDGRDFLRGPVREELSKELPLLREGQKTAFHIVMNLPALAVEFLDVFRHLLVGEPCGPAGLPTVHCYGFSKHSNPARDIQERAEATLGTSLAGRCSTFPVRNVAPNKEMLCLSFQIPADVLYKRPCPDEAKPASKRLCTSQDSSEEKS comes from the exons ATGATCATGACCTCCATTGCTAATATCTGTTTTCTAGCAACCACTGCTTG GACTTTGTGGAGATTGGGATACTGTGCCAAACTACTGAAAACTAATCATTTTAGGACAGCTGCATCAAATACATCATTTCCAGCAGTTTGGATGCTATTGGCACAACATTCTGGCAGAATACCTGGGCTCTTTGtagtagttaaaaaaaatactttcttcacAATGCCCGAAACCGTGGAGGATAAACCTAATCCAGAACTGTATTTGCCACATCCTGGAGTGCGTGGGATGACACTGCTCAACAGAGAGGCTTTCAAAAGGACAGTGGTTGTTCCAGCTCTTAAAGTCAAGAAAGAAATTGTGCATAGTGTGCTGAAGTCCCTAAAACAATCAGTACTGCAGCGCCCCGGCCTCAAGCGGGTGGTGGAGGATCCAGAGGATGAGGACAGTAGATTTGTTATCCTGGATCCTCATAAAGTACCGGAATTCTCATTAGGAGAGTCAGAGCAGCAGGCCCTGAAACAGCTCAATGTCCATCCTGAGGTGTCCAAGTACCACCTGGAGCTGAGCTATGAGAATTTCAAGTCGGAGGAGATCCTGCGAGCCGTCCTTCCCGAAGGTCAGGAGGTCACCTCTGGTTTCAGCCGTGTTGGCCACATTGCTCATTTGAACCTCAGGGATCACCAGCTGCCCTACAGACACTTGATTG GCCAGGTTATAATGGACAAGAATCCGGGAGTCACCTGTGTAGTGAATAAAACCAATATTATCGACAGCACATACAGGAATTTTGAAATGGAAGTGCTTGCTGGAGAGAACAACCTGGTCACCAAG GTCAAAGAAAATAACATTGCCTATGAACTGGACTTTTCCAAAGTGTACTGGAACCCGCGCCTGTCCACCGAGCACTCCCGTATAGTGGAGCTGCTGAGGGCCGGCGATGTTCTCTTCGACGTCTTCGCTGGCATCGGGCCTTTCGCCATCCCAGCGGCCAAGAGAAAGTGCCGAGTGTTTGCCAACGACCTCAACCCCGAGTCCTACACCTGGCTCCTGCACAACTGCAAGCTCAACAAAGTGGACACCAGGGTGAAGGCGTTCAACATGGATGGCAGGGACTTCCTGCGGGGGCCGGTGAGGGAGGAGCTCAGCAAAGAGCTCCCGCTCCTGAGGGAAGGACAGAAAACCGCCTTCCACATAGTGATGAAtttgccagctctggctgtggaGTTTCTGGATGTTTTCAGGCATCTCTTGGTCGGGGAGCCCTGCGGCCCTGCTGGCCTTCCCACTGTGCACTGCTATGGGTTCTCCAAACACAGCAACCCAGCCAGAGACATTCAGGAGCGAGCGGAAGCTACGCTGGGAACCTCCTTGGCTGGACGCTGTTCCACTTTCCCGGTCAGGAACGTGGCGCCCAACAAGGAGatgctgtgcctcagtttccagATCCCAGCAGACGTGCTCTACAAGAGGCCCTGCCCTGATGAAG CAAAACCAGCCTCGAAGCGTCTGTGTACCAGCCAAGATTCTTCGGAAGAGAAGAGCTAA